In Lentibacillus sp. JNUCC-1, the genomic window AACACAGGCGATACTGTAGTTGTTAACACGAGTGACGGTAAATATATGTCACGTTCCTAATAGCCAATATCAAACGAACCAGGATAAAAAAGCAGTTCTTTCCCATTTGGGGAAGAACTGCTTTTTTTATTCTTTAAAAAAAGAAATCAAATCGCATGTTGTGTTTAGGAAGTTGGATTGATATGGTCATAAATCGTTTATACGCGCATATATTTGTTTGTAAAGTGGCCGGAAGGAGGGACATGCCATGATTGAAATTCGTCGTTTATTTCCAGCATCCATAGAACAAGCGATCTCGCAGCATGTCAATTTGAAATGGGACATATTACAAGAGATCCGTATTAGAGTTGGCCAGCCAATTGAATTGATATTTGATGATGGCTACATTTCAATTAAGAATCCGATACCGGCTGCAAACGACGCCAAACACATTATGAATAAATTGAGTGCTTTTTCGCTTTATAGAATGGAAGAGGAGCTGCGTCATGGATATGTCACCATTGAAGGCGGGCATAGAGTAGGTCTTGCTGGAAGTGTCAATACAATTGATGGTTATGTGAAAGCCATACAGCACGTCATGTTCTTTAATATTAGAATCGCCAAAGAGAAAAAGGGATGTGCGCTTCCTGTTCTCCCACATCTGTATAACCAAGGTCTTTATAAAAATACGTTGCTTATAGGACCGCCGCAAACAGGTAAAACAACATTGCTTAGAGATCTGACCAGACTCATATCAACTGGATGGAGCGATACAGCAGCTCAAAAAGTCGCTGTTATTGATGAACGCTCTGAACTTGGCGGGGCTATTAAAGGCATTCCTCAGCATGATCTCGGCTTCCGGACAGACTTATTGGACGCTTGTCCGAAAGCAGAAGGCATGATGATGGTGATTCGTTCCATGTCTCCAGATGTCCTTGTGGTTGACGAAATCGGCTCAGATGCAGATGTGAAGGCATTAATGGAAGCCTTGAATGCCGGAGTGTCTGTCATATGCTCTATACACGGCTACACACTAGAGGACATCAAGAAGAGGCCTTCTCTTAACACTTTATTCAACCAGAGTGTCTTTGAACGGTTTATTGTTTTGAACAGACATCATCAACCTGGAAAGGTCGGGGCAATTCTTGACCAACAGGAGCAAAACGTCGTGGTGCAAAAGAGGTGTTCAGAACATGATGTGGATTGGCGCGATTCTTTTAATCGGCACCACAACATTGGCAGGTTTCGACGTCAGTCACCGGCTGCAAGAAAGGCCAAAACATATTCGACAACTTAAAAATGCTCTGCAGGTTCTGGAAGCAGAAATCTTATATAGCCAATTGCCTTTGCAGGACGCTTTTAATATGGTCGCCAAACAAGTTCCGAACCCAACCGGGAATTTCTTCGCATCATTAAGTAAAAGGCTTGAAACATTGCCGGATCATTTCGGAGATCTCTGGGAACAGGAATTGAGTCAATTTATGCATCACGCCTGTATAAATCGGAATGATCGGGAAATCATGATGCAGTTTGGGCGAACACTTGGCCAGCATGACTTCGAACAACAGCAAAAACATATTTATTTAGCGAACAGCCACTTAGATCGAGAACTTGAGGAGGCACGGGACAACCAGATTAGGTACGCGAAATTAGCCAAAAGTCTTGGTGTCTTGTTTGGATTATTTATCGTGCTGCTGCTCATTTAGAAGAAAGGAGTCCATCCCATGTTGTACGATGCAACCATCTTATTTCAGATTGCAGGAATTGGCATCATAGTGGCTCTCATTCATACGATTTTAAAGCAAATGGGAAAAGAGGAAATTGCTCAATTCGCCACACTGGTGGGATTCGTGATTGTGCTGCTGATTGTAGTCAACAGCTTATCTAACCTGTTTCAACAAATTAAATCAGTTTTCCTCTTTCAGGGGTAAAGGGATATGGGTATCGTGCAAATTGTAATGCTTGGAATGATTGCCAGTCTCCTTTACTTGGTCTTGAAAGAGACTAATGGAACCTTTGCTCACTTTCTGATCATTATAACCAGCATCATTATTTTTGTAATTGTGATCAGCCAGATTGGCTCAATTTTAGATCTGATTCATTCGTTGGGCCAGCGTGCAAACATCGACGTCATGTATATGAATACCATTTTAAAAATTATTGGCATCGCCTACATTGTGGAACTTGGGGCAAACATTACCAAAGATGCAGGTTTAGGATCAGTAGCAGCGAAAATAGAGTTAGCAGGGAAAGTTTTCATCATCATATTGGCCATTCCTATTATCACAGCTGTAATTGATGCAATTCTTGGTTTTTTGCCTGCCGTGTAGGTAATCGTCTCAGGAGGGGATGCATCTGTATGAAGTGGACAAAGTATCTAATCGCAACCTTGATAACATGCTGCATCCTGCTTATGAATTCTGTTGTAATCTTTGGTGAGACAATGCCAGATGAGAAGAAAAATGAAATGACTGAGGAGATTAATCTAGATGGTATTCAAACCTATTGGCAGAAGATCGTTCAGGATTATGGCCCTTATATTGATGGGTTAAATAAAGGACCTGTTTCTGAAATGATTAAAGGTGATGCCTCCATTTCTTTCAAGAACATTTTCTACGGCTTACTTGAATATTTGTTTCATGAACTGATTTTAAATGGGAAATTGATGGGTTCCTTATTGCTATTGACGTTATTTTCAGCTGTTCTTCAAACAATGCATAATGCTTTTGAAGGAAGCACAGTGAGTAGGGTGGCATACTTTGTTGTTTATCTGGTTTTGATTTACTTGGCTTTGAACAGCTTTTATCTCTCTGTGACATATGCCAAGAATGCCATTGACGGAATGAGTGGATTCATGATTGCCCTGATTCCCCTTGTACTTGGACTAATGGCTACTTTTGGACAAGTTGTATCAGTTTCATTTTTCCATCCCTTCATCATATTTCTGATCCATTTGAGTGGCATTATTGTATCGCGGTTTATTATGCCTTTGTTATTTCTATCTGCATTGATGCACATCGTAAGCAGTCTGAATGATCGGTATAAAGTGACACATTTAGCTGACCTGTTCAAAAATGTTGCCCTGGGAGTGCTCGGATCATTTATGACGATTTTCATAGGTGTGATGTCTGTTCAGGGGGCAGCAAGCGCCATTCAAGATGGCGTGGCAATGAAAACGGCTAAATTTATAACAGGCAACTTCATACCCGTCGTAGGGAGAACATTGACGGATGCAGCCGATACAATGCTGAGCGCTTCCTTGTTGTTGAAAAATGCCGTTGGAGTGGTCGGTCTCGCAATCCTCGTGATGCTGGCTTTGTTTCCTGCCGTAAAGATATTTGTAATTGCCTTTGTTTACAAACTATCTGCTGCTCTACTTCAACCGTTGGGGGACGGACCGGTTATTACCGTAATGAATACCATGAGCAAATTTATTGTTTACATCCTGGCTTGTTTATTGATTGTCACGTTTATGTTTTTCTTGGCAATTGCCATTATTGTCATTTCCAGCAATATTACCTTGCTTTTAAGATAGGTGGTTTAATATGGATGCGATCATACAATGGGTTTCGCAAATTATTATCTTTATTTTACTAGCCACCATTATTGATTTGCTGATCCCTCAAACAGGGTTAAAAAAGTATATTAATCTCGTTGTTGGACTGATTTTAATTTTAATCTTTTTAAAGCCTGTTTTTCATATATTTAATATGGACATACAGGAGGCGTTAAGCCGCTCGTACAAACAGATCGAGCAACAAGAAATAAATCTGGTGGAATCAGAAAAAAAGATGGAATTTCAAAAAAAGGATATACAAGCCTCCCAAGATGCATATATTTTAGAACAGATGGCAAGCAGATTAAAAGAATTGGCTGATCCGCCTTTAAGAAACGGTGTTCATTATGAAGTTGCAGATATTAAGTTTGAATTCAAGGGCGGAACTGAAATGACGCTTGAAAACATGGAAACATTGATTGTTTTTGTTAAACCATCAGAAAGTCAGGAGGGGGTCGTCAAACAGGTAAATGAAATTGAGATTTCCACTAATGATGAACATATACAAGAAGAGTCACTTCCTAGTGACGAGATTAAAGATATTCTACAGTCAACCTGGGAAATTGAAACAGACCGGTTGGAAATTGTCTGGGGAGGGGGGATAAATTGAAGAATTTCTTTAAAGACTTTTTTTCTGGAGAACAAGGCGGGCGTGACACTGACGGAAAAACGTCTAAAAAAACACGTTATCTCATTATTATTAGCTTAGTTGGTCTGCTTTTCATCATTGTGGGAAATGCTTTTTCAAAAACCGATGACAGTTCTTCCTCAGAACCGCCGGATACTTCACCACCGGAAGAACAGAGTACACAGTCAAGCCCTCCGCAGGCGGAAAAAGGAACGTCGAATATCGGCGAACTTGAACATAGTTATGAGGCGGATTTAAAAGGGTTGCTGGAACAAATTGATGGGGTCTCGGATGTGCGCGTAATGGTGAATCTTGATTCAACCGACGTTAAGATCTATGAACGTAACCTTGTAACCGGAAAGCAGACAACCCAGGAGGAGGATACCAATGGGGGAACACGTTTGGTGGAAGATCATACCGAGGATTCTCAGACCGTGCTTGTCAGAAAGGGAGATCAGGAAGTACCACTTTTAGTTCAAACGAAAAAACCTGAGGTAAGGGGGTTCTGGTTGTCGCGAATGGAGTTGACCACGCTACTGTTAAGCAGTGGGTAGTTGAATCCGTATCAAGGGTATTGGATGTACCCACACACCGGGTTTCAGTATTGCCTAAAAAACAAGGGGATAAGTAAATGTTGAAAAAACAAACTGTATGGCTGCTCACAATGCTAAGTCTGATGATCGTTTTAAGTGTATATTATATTATGGCAGATCCGGATGAATCTGCGTTTGATCCTAGTGGTGATGATATAACTGAATCAGAAACTGCGGCTCCTGGAACTGATGGAGATGATACTGAAGCAACCGATTCAGAAGATGTTGATGTGGAAAATACATCCGCTGCTGATAGCAATGAACTGTTCACCATGCTGCGGATGGAAATTCAGGACGAACGCAGTATGAAAAAAGATAGATTAAAAGACATTGTAACATCAAGTTCAGCGTCCATTGATGAAAAGAATCAAGCTTTTGAAACAATGGACCACCTCGATGAAACAAGCAAGAAAGAAGCGGTGTTGGAAAAGTTGATCGGCGCTGAAGCTGAAAATTATAAAGACGTTTTTGTTCGCTCGGACGATGATAAAGTAGATGTTCATGTAATGGGCACAGAACTTTCCAGGGAAGAAGTTATTAATATCATGAAAATGGTTGAAGATGAATTTGGAGAAGTTACAGTCAATGTGAACCAAGGGACGTCAGAAGGATAAACACTTGAAAAGGTGCCTCATACCGGGCACCTTTTCAAATGGGGAAAAATATGAGGTTCGCATTGAAAGCGCAATATTGATATAATATGATGCAGTTGGTTAATGCACAACCGTTTTTCATAGATTGTTGTTATGATGGTAGACATAATAAATAAGGTTTTATAACTACTAATAGGCACTTTATATCTTTAAACGAGCACCGTGATTTCCGCTACGGAAATTCGCTTTAACTTTATCACAGCTCAAGTGCGACATCTGTTCAAGAAAACCACTTTCACAGTGTCTTCTAGCCGCGGGCACGGCCTCAGCCTCCTCGAGGAAGACCACCTCTGCGGGGTCTTCGGACTCGTGCTGTTCCCGCAGGAGTCGACTTTCCTCCGCTCCAATCACTCTATGTAATTCAGAGGCTTGGACGGTTCTGTACACACATTCATCTGAGGCATTTACACGCTCCACCCAAGCTCGGGGAGAACAGGGAGACTCCAGCGGGAGGACAAGCCTCGGTGAGACCCCGGAGCGTGCAATAGGGGAAGGAAGGCTAAAACAGCGACGTCAATCGCCACTTCTTTATGACCAACATCCTGTGCCCCGAAGCTCAGCAGCGCCCGCGGAAAGCGGGGTATTTTCCCCGAGCGGTAGTTAGAAGCAGTCATTCCAAGTTTTAGTTGATTCTGAGTTGGTGTCTATTTTTGTTTGTGTTATGACAATGATCGTTGGAAAATGGTATTTGTAAAAGCTCTTGCCGGCTCAAGGTTGATGTTTGGTTTGTTTTTATCGTAATATAGGATTAGACATTAACATCTGTTATTAATTTTTGACTATGAAAGGATGCCAAATTATGCTTAAAGTCCAGGAAATCCGTGAATTGATCAAGCTGATTGATGAATCATCCATTGATGAATTTTCTTATGAAACGAATGGAACAACTATATCCATGAAAAAATCCTCAGGTGAACAAATTGTTAAAGCTGAGCCTGTTCCTGCAGTTGAAAAACGAGAAACAGCTGTTCAGCAAACTGAAGCACCTCAAACGGCCCCTGTTGAAAAACCAGCTGAGGTTTCACAAGAAGAACCAGTTGCAAATACACCTTCAAATGCCGTTGACTATGATCATGAAATTGTCTCACCGATGGTCGGAACATTTTATTCATCTCCTTCACCAGACAGTGACGTTTATGTCAAAGTCGGGAGCCAAGTTGAGAAGAGCTCCATTGTATGTATTGTAGAAGCCATGAAATTATTTAATGAAATTGAGGCTGAAGCAAACGGTGAAATTGTAGAAATCCTCGTAGAAAATGGCGAGTTAGTCGAATATGGCCAACCGCTTTTCAGGGTTAAAACAAAGTAGGGGAACTCTCGTGATTAAAAAAGTACTTATTGCAAATAGAGGTGAAATTGCGGTACGGGTTATTCGTGCCTGCAAAGAAATGGATATTCAAACTGTTGCTGTATATTCAGAGGCTGACCGTGAATCGCTGCATGTGCAATTGGCAGACGAAGCTTATTGTATTGGGCCAGCCGCAAGTAAAGACAGCTATCTTAATTTCACCAACATCATGAGCCTTGCCACATTGACAGATGTTGATGCGATCCACCCCGGTTATGGGTTTTTAGCAGAGAATGTTGATTTTGCGGAAATCTGCCGGGCTTGTAACATCACATTTATCGGCCCGTCCCCGGAAGCAATTCAGCAGATGGGCATTAAGGATGTTGCCCGCGAAACGATGAAAAATGCCGGTGTTCCTATTGTTCCGGGCTCAGATGGTGTTGTTGCAGATGTGGAAGAAGCGAAGACAATTGCTGCTGAAATCGGATATCCAGTTATCATTAAAGCAACAGCAGGCGGCGGCGGAAAAGGCATTCGAGTCGCTAGAGATGAAAAAGAATTGATAAACGGCGTTCAAATGACACAAAATGAAGCCGAAACCGCATTTGGGAACCCGGGTGTTTATCTTGAAAAATTTATAGAGGACTTCCGCCATGTTGAAATCCAGGTCATGGCTGATACTTACGGGAATGTTGTCCATTTGGGTGAGCGTGATTGTTCGATTCAGCGCCGGCTGCAAAAATTGATTGAAGAAACCCCATCCCCGGCCATTACACCTGAAATCAGGGAGAAAATGGGCCAGGCTGCCGTAAAAGCCGCTAAAGCAGTGGATTACGTCGGCGCCGGTACGATCGAATTTATTTTTGAACGACCGACACAATCATTTTACTTCATGGAAATGAATACAAGAATTCAAGTTGAACATCCCGTAACCGAAATGGTTACCGGTATTGATCTGATCAAGGAACAAATCAATGTGGCTGATGAGAAGGAACTTTCTTTTAAACAGGCAGACATTAAGTTCGATGGTTGGTCCATAGAATGCCGTATCAATGCCGAGAATCCATTTAAAAATTTCATGCCATCTGCCGGGCATATAGACATGTATTTGCCTGCAGGCGGTTTGGGTGTGCGAGTTGATTCTGCTGCATACCCCGGTTATCGTATCCCGCCCTATTATGATTCCATGGTGGCAAAATTAATTGTGCATGGCGCTACCCGTGAAGAAGCGGTGTCCCGCATGAAGCGCGCTTTGGATGAGTTTTTGGTTGAGGGAATCCACACGACCATACCTTTCCACAGGCTCATTATGGACCATGAGGTATTCGTCAGTGGAGATTTTAACACGAATTTTCTTGAATTATATCCTATTGAAGAAGAGAATGAATGATCCAAGCATTTATCTTAGCAGAGGAGAGTGGAAATATGAGTGACCAGCCATTATTGAATGTTAGTGACAATACGGATTTGGGCAAGGTCGAAATTGCTCCCGAAGTGATTGAAATTATAGCTGGGATTGCCGCCTCGGAAGTTGAAGGTTTGTCTTCCATGCGCGGGAATTTTGCGACCGGAGTTGTGGAGCGTTTTGGACGTAAATCACACAGTAAAGGTGTTAAAGTAGAACTTGCTGAAAATGGAATTGTCATTGACTTGTATGTTGTCATGAATTTTGGTGTTTCTATTCCGACCGTCGCACAAAGCATTCAAAACAATATCAGACAGTCACTTAAAACAATGACAGCTCTCGAAATAGAAGAAATCAACGTCCACGTGGTAGGCGTCCAAATGGAAAGCCAAAGCGATCATGAGGCAGAAGACACCGAGTAAACATAAACGATGGCCAGGGGATATCCTTTGGCCTTGTTTATTTGATCATTATGGGCTTATGGCCTGTCATTGTTGATTCTAGCAATACATAGGGGATCGTGTTATGATTTGAAAAGATATGATAAAAGGAGTTAATCAACAATGAATCGTCATACTGCAAGAGAAACAGCATTTCAGGTTATTTTTCAAATGGATATGAATGATATTGACCCTATAACAGCCATTCAGCAGTTTTTGGAAACAACGGATATAGATACTTTTTTGCAAACGTTGGTGGAAGGTGTTGTTTCCCATAAGGTGAATATTGATGAGACAATCTCCAGTCACCTTGAAAAGTGGACCATCGATCGTATTGCCCGTGTTGAAAAAACCATTTTGCGGATCGCTGTATATGAGATTCTGTTTATCGAGGATATTCCTGAAAGTGTTTCGGTCAATGAGGCAGTTGAACTGGCCAAAACATTCGGGGATGAAGATTCAAGCAAATTTGTCAATGGTGTATTATCTAAAATACTAGCTTAAAGGGGAATGAGCAATGGTAGCAGAGATCATCAGTGGGAAGGAATTGGCACAAAAGCTGCGAGAAGATATGAAGGTGGAGGTTGACCGGCTGCGAGAAGCGCATATTGTTCCACATTTGACGGTGGTCCTGGTGGGAGATGACCCGGCTTCCCGTTCTTATGTCCGGGGCAAGGAAAAAGCCTCCAGAGAAACCGGGATTTCATCTGATGTGATTGAACTCCCAACTTCCACTACCGAAGAGGATTTACTAAAGACAATCCACCAGTTGAATGAGGATGAGAATGTACATGGGATCCTTGTACAATTGCCGTTGCCTGACCATATCCGGGAGCAGCTTGTCATCGAAACAATCTCGCCGGACAAAGATGTTGACGGGTTTCATCCAATCAGTATTGGCCGGATGATGACTGGTCAGGATACGTTTTTGCCATGCACACCCCATGGTATCATCCAAATGCTTAAATCCAAGAATATTTCGATGACGGGCAAGCATGCTGTGATCATCGGAAGAAGCAATATTGTAGGTAAGCCTGTAGGACAATTATTGTTAAATGAACATGCAACGGTAACGTATTGTCATTCGAAAACAAAGGATTTGAAAGCTCTCACCACTCAAGCTGATATTTTAATTGCAGCTGTAGGAAAGCCGAACGTTATAAAGGCCGACCATATTAAAGAAGGGGCTGCTGTGATTGACGTAGGTGTCAACAGACTTGAGAACGGTAAACTGACCGGTGATGTAGATTTTGAAGCCGTTAAAGAAAAAGCGTCTTATATCACCCCAGTTCCAGGCGGTGTAGGACCGATGACAATTACAATGCTTCTTAAAAACACCATTAAAGCTGCTGAAGGACTGGATTAAAGTGAATGACAACTATTTAACAGTTACAGCACTCACACGGTATATCAAACGTAAAATGGATTCTGACCGCCATTTACAAAATGTTTGGTTAAAAGGAGAGTTATCCAATTTCAAGCATCACAGTCGGGTCATATGTATTTTACAATTAAGGACGACCGGACTAAAATAAATTGTGTCATGTTTGCAGGACAAAATCGTAAACTCTTATTTCGGCCCGAAAGTGGTATGAACGTGCTCATACAGGGGGCTGTCAGTGTGTTTGAACCTTATGGCCAATATCAACTGTATGTACACCAGATGGAGCCGGATGGCCTTGGCGCACTCCATCTTCAATTTGAACAATTGAAAGAACGATTAAGCAACCAAGGGTATTTTCGGGAAGATCACAAGAAACAGCTGCCAGCTTTTCCAAATCATATCGGCGTGATCACGTCTCCAACAGGAGCGGCAATCAGGGACATATTAACAACGCTAAAACGCAGATACCCTGTTGCGCATGTTACGGTTTATCCAGTTCTGGTGCAGGGGAAAGAAGCGGCAGATTCCATTGCTAAAGGGATCAGACAGGCTAACACAGCTATGCTTTGCGATGTCCTTATTGTGG contains:
- the spoIIIAE gene encoding stage III sporulation protein AE, whose translation is MKWTKYLIATLITCCILLMNSVVIFGETMPDEKKNEMTEEINLDGIQTYWQKIVQDYGPYIDGLNKGPVSEMIKGDASISFKNIFYGLLEYLFHELILNGKLMGSLLLLTLFSAVLQTMHNAFEGSTVSRVAYFVVYLVLIYLALNSFYLSVTYAKNAIDGMSGFMIALIPLVLGLMATFGQVVSVSFFHPFIIFLIHLSGIIVSRFIMPLLFLSALMHIVSSLNDRYKVTHLADLFKNVALGVLGSFMTIFIGVMSVQGAASAIQDGVAMKTAKFITGNFIPVVGRTLTDAADTMLSASLLLKNAVGVVGLAILVMLALFPAVKIFVIAFVYKLSAALLQPLGDGPVITVMNTMSKFIVYILACLLIVTFMFFLAIAIIVISSNITLLLR
- the spoIIIAA gene encoding stage III sporulation protein AA, with the protein product MIEIRRLFPASIEQAISQHVNLKWDILQEIRIRVGQPIELIFDDGYISIKNPIPAANDAKHIMNKLSAFSLYRMEEELRHGYVTIEGGHRVGLAGSVNTIDGYVKAIQHVMFFNIRIAKEKKGCALPVLPHLYNQGLYKNTLLIGPPQTGKTTLLRDLTRLISTGWSDTAAQKVAVIDERSELGGAIKGIPQHDLGFRTDLLDACPKAEGMMMVIRSMSPDVLVVDEIGSDADVKALMEALNAGVSVICSIHGYTLEDIKKRPSLNTLFNQSVFERFIVLNRHHQPGKVGAILDQQEQNVVVQKRCSEHDVDWRDSFNRHHNIGRFRRQSPAARKAKTYSTT
- the spoIIIAF gene encoding stage III sporulation protein AF codes for the protein MDAIIQWVSQIIIFILLATIIDLLIPQTGLKKYINLVVGLILILIFLKPVFHIFNMDIQEALSRSYKQIEQQEINLVESEKKMEFQKKDIQASQDAYILEQMASRLKELADPPLRNGVHYEVADIKFEFKGGTEMTLENMETLIVFVKPSESQEGVVKQVNEIEISTNDEHIQEESLPSDEIKDILQSTWEIETDRLEIVWGGGIN
- a CDS encoding Asp23/Gls24 family envelope stress response protein, whose protein sequence is MSDQPLLNVSDNTDLGKVEIAPEVIEIIAGIAASEVEGLSSMRGNFATGVVERFGRKSHSKGVKVELAENGIVIDLYVVMNFGVSIPTVAQSIQNNIRQSLKTMTALEIEEINVHVVGVQMESQSDHEAEDTE
- the spoIIIAB gene encoding stage III sporulation protein SpoIIIAB, with the protein product MMWIGAILLIGTTTLAGFDVSHRLQERPKHIRQLKNALQVLEAEILYSQLPLQDAFNMVAKQVPNPTGNFFASLSKRLETLPDHFGDLWEQELSQFMHHACINRNDREIMMQFGRTLGQHDFEQQQKHIYLANSHLDRELEEARDNQIRYAKLAKSLGVLFGLFIVLLLI
- the nusB gene encoding transcription antitermination factor NusB; translated protein: MNRHTARETAFQVIFQMDMNDIDPITAIQQFLETTDIDTFLQTLVEGVVSHKVNIDETISSHLEKWTIDRIARVEKTILRIAVYEILFIEDIPESVSVNEAVELAKTFGDEDSSKFVNGVLSKILA
- the folD gene encoding bifunctional methylenetetrahydrofolate dehydrogenase/methenyltetrahydrofolate cyclohydrolase FolD gives rise to the protein MVAEIISGKELAQKLREDMKVEVDRLREAHIVPHLTVVLVGDDPASRSYVRGKEKASRETGISSDVIELPTSTTEEDLLKTIHQLNEDENVHGILVQLPLPDHIREQLVIETISPDKDVDGFHPISIGRMMTGQDTFLPCTPHGIIQMLKSKNISMTGKHAVIIGRSNIVGKPVGQLLLNEHATVTYCHSKTKDLKALTTQADILIAAVGKPNVIKADHIKEGAAVIDVGVNRLENGKLTGDVDFEAVKEKASYITPVPGGVGPMTITMLLKNTIKAAEGLD
- the accC gene encoding acetyl-CoA carboxylase biotin carboxylase subunit — its product is MIKKVLIANRGEIAVRVIRACKEMDIQTVAVYSEADRESLHVQLADEAYCIGPAASKDSYLNFTNIMSLATLTDVDAIHPGYGFLAENVDFAEICRACNITFIGPSPEAIQQMGIKDVARETMKNAGVPIVPGSDGVVADVEEAKTIAAEIGYPVIIKATAGGGGKGIRVARDEKELINGVQMTQNEAETAFGNPGVYLEKFIEDFRHVEIQVMADTYGNVVHLGERDCSIQRRLQKLIEETPSPAITPEIREKMGQAAVKAAKAVDYVGAGTIEFIFERPTQSFYFMEMNTRIQVEHPVTEMVTGIDLIKEQINVADEKELSFKQADIKFDGWSIECRINAENPFKNFMPSAGHIDMYLPAGGLGVRVDSAAYPGYRIPPYYDSMVAKLIVHGATREEAVSRMKRALDEFLVEGIHTTIPFHRLIMDHEVFVSGDFNTNFLELYPIEEENE
- the accB gene encoding acetyl-CoA carboxylase biotin carboxyl carrier protein, translating into MLKVQEIRELIKLIDESSIDEFSYETNGTTISMKKSSGEQIVKAEPVPAVEKRETAVQQTEAPQTAPVEKPAEVSQEEPVANTPSNAVDYDHEIVSPMVGTFYSSPSPDSDVYVKVGSQVEKSSIVCIVEAMKLFNEIEAEANGEIVEILVENGELVEYGQPLFRVKTK
- the spoIIIAD gene encoding stage III sporulation protein AD is translated as MGIVQIVMLGMIASLLYLVLKETNGTFAHFLIIITSIIIFVIVISQIGSILDLIHSLGQRANIDVMYMNTILKIIGIAYIVELGANITKDAGLGSVAAKIELAGKVFIIILAIPIITAVIDAILGFLPAV
- the spoIIIAG gene encoding stage III sporulation protein AG — its product is MKNFFKDFFSGEQGGRDTDGKTSKKTRYLIIISLVGLLFIIVGNAFSKTDDSSSSEPPDTSPPEEQSTQSSPPQAEKGTSNIGELEHSYEADLKGLLEQIDGVSDVRVMVNLDSTDVKIYERNLVTGKQTTQEEDTNGGTRLVEDHTEDSQTVLVRKGDQEVPLLVQTKKPEVRGFWLSRMELTTLLLSSG
- the spoIIIAC gene encoding stage III sporulation protein AC, with translation MLYDATILFQIAGIGIIVALIHTILKQMGKEEIAQFATLVGFVIVLLIVVNSLSNLFQQIKSVFLFQG
- a CDS encoding SpoIIIAH-like family protein — encoded protein: MLKKQTVWLLTMLSLMIVLSVYYIMADPDESAFDPSGDDITESETAAPGTDGDDTEATDSEDVDVENTSAADSNELFTMLRMEIQDERSMKKDRLKDIVTSSSASIDEKNQAFETMDHLDETSKKEAVLEKLIGAEAENYKDVFVRSDDDKVDVHVMGTELSREEVINIMKMVEDEFGEVTVNVNQGTSEG
- a CDS encoding exodeoxyribonuclease VII large subunit, producing the protein MNDNYLTVTALTRYIKRKMDSDRHLQNVWLKGELSNFKHHSRVICILQLRTTGLK